The Lonchura striata isolate bLonStr1 chromosome 12, bLonStr1.mat, whole genome shotgun sequence genome includes a region encoding these proteins:
- the CPNE9 gene encoding copine-9, with amino-acid sequence MAAPGALEPAAGSVPGTKVELTVSCRNLLDMDTFSKSDPVVVLFVQVSGSSEWKEFGRTEVIDNTLNPDFVRKFVLDYYFEEKQNLRFDVYNVDSKSCSALKQKDFLGQAFVALGEVIGSQRGRLERPLTGVPGKRCGTILLLAEELSNCRDIVTMQLCANKLDKKDFFGKSDPFLVFYRSNEDGTFTICHKTEVVKNTLNPVWQPFTIPVRALCNGDYDRTVKIDVYDWDRDGSHDFIGEFATSYRELSRAQSQFTVYEVLNPRKKCKKKKYVNSGTVTLLSFSVESEFTFVDYIRGGTQLNFTVAIDFTASNGLPSQPTSLHYASPYQLSAYALALKAVGEIIQDYDSDKLFPAYGFGAKVPPDGKISHQFPLNNNVENPSCAGIEGVLESYLQSLRTVQLYGPTNFAPVINQVAGIAAQVTDGSQYHVLLIITDGVISDMLQTKEAIVTASSLPMSIIIVGVGPAEFEAMEELDGDEVRLSSRGRYAERDIVQFVPFRDYVDDSGNQVLSMARLAKDVLAEIPEQLLSYMKTRDIKPRRADPE; translated from the exons ATGGCGGCTCCGGGAGCGCTGGAGCCGGCGGCCGGCAGCGTGCCGGGCACCAAGGTGGAGCTCACCGTGTCCTGCCG GAACCTGCTGGACATGGACACCTTCTCCAAGTCCGACCCAG TGGTGGTCCTCTTTGTGCAGGTCTCAGGGAGCAGCGAGTGGAAGGAG TTCGGACGCACCGAGGTGATCGACAACACCCTGAACCCCGACTTTGTCCGCAAGTTCGTCCTCGACTACTACTTCGAGGAGAAGCAAAACCTCCGCTTCGATGT ATACAACGTGGACTCCAAGAGCTGCTCCGCTTTAAAACAG AAG GACTTCCTGGGGCAGGCATTTGTGGCACTGGGAGAGGTGATTGGGTCCCAGCGGGGACGCCTGGAGAGACCCCTAAC gggtgtcccagggaaGCGGTGTGGAACTATCCTGCTACTGGCTGAGGAGCTGAGCAACTGCCGG gacaTTGTCACAATGCAGCTGTGTGCCAACAAGCTGGATAAGAAGGACTTCTTTGGAAAATCCGATCCTTTCCTCGTCTTCTATCGTAGCAATGAGGATGGCAC CTTTACAATTTGCCATAAGACAGAGGTGGTGAAGAACACACTCAACCCGGTGTGGCAGCCCTTCACCATCCCCGTGCGTGCCCTCTGCAATGGCGACTACGACCG GACGGTGAAGATAGATGTGTACGACTGGGACCGGGATGGGAG CCACGACTTCATTGGGGAATTCGCCACCAGCTACCGGGAGCTCTCTCGAGCACAGAGTCAGTTCACAGTGTATGAG GTGCTGAATCCCAGGAAGAAATGCAAGAAGAAGAAATATGTGAATTCTGGCACT GTGACACTGCTCTCCTTCTCTGTTGAGTCTGAGTTCACCTTCGTTGACTACATACGGGGCGG GACGCAGCTGAATTTCACTGTTGCCATTGACTTCACGGCCTCCAATG GGTTGCCATCACAGCCCACCTCACTGCACTACGCGAGCCCCTACCAGCTGAGCGCCTATGCCCTGGCACTGAAGGCAGTGGGGGAAATCATCCAGGACTACGACAGCGACAAGCTCTTCCCTGCCTACGGCTTTGGTGCCAAAGTCCCACCTGACGGCAAGATCTCCCACCAGTTTCCTCTG AACAACAATGTGGAGAACCCCAGCTGTGCCGGCATTGAAGGCGTACTGGAGTCCTACCTCCAAAGCCTACGCACTGTCCAGCTCTATGGTCCTACCAACTTTGCTCCTGTCATCAACCAGGTGGCTGG GATAGCTGCCCAGGTGACCGATGGTTCACAATACCACGTCCTCCTCATCATCACTGATGGTGTCATCTCTGACATGCTGCAGACCAAGGAAGCCATTGTCACC GCTTCCTCTCTGCCCATGTCCATCATCATTGTGGGAGTAGGTCCAGCTGAGTTTGAGG CCATGGAGGAGCTGGACGGTGATGAGGTACGGTTGTCTTCCCGGGGACGGTATGCTGAGAGGGACATTGTACAG TTTGTGCCGTTTCGGGACTATGTGGATGACTCGGGCAACCAGGTGCTGAGCATGGCCCGCCTGGCCAAGGACGTGCTGGCTGAGATCCCTGAGCAGCTGCTCTCTTACATGAAGACCCGCGACATCAAGCCACGCCGGGCAGATCCCGAGTAG